One window from the genome of Thalassospira xiamenensis M-5 = DSM 17429 encodes:
- the ychF gene encoding redox-regulated ATPase YchF yields the protein MGFKCGIVGLPNVGKSTLFNALTQTAAAEAANFPFCTIEPNTGRVSVPDERLDKIAAIGKSATIIPTQLEFVDIAGLVRGASKGEGLGNQFLANIRETDAIVHVLRCFEDGDITHVEGSVDPVRDAETIETELMLADMDSLEKRVTGLQKRAKGGDKDAKLTLELIERTLEALREGKPARVVEINNDDEAKAFRMLQLLTSKPVLYACNVDEDSAADGNALSAKVAEMAASQGARSVVISAAIESEVALLESAEDKKEFLEGLGLEETGLARVIREGYKLLNLLTFFTVGPKEARAWTVYSGATAPNAAGVIHTDFERGFIKAETIAYDDFITFGGEAGARDNGKLRQEGKTYIVKDGDIFHFKFNV from the coding sequence ATGGGATTCAAATGCGGTATTGTCGGTCTGCCCAACGTTGGTAAATCGACCCTGTTTAACGCCCTGACACAGACGGCCGCGGCCGAAGCCGCGAACTTCCCGTTCTGTACCATCGAACCGAACACCGGTCGGGTCAGCGTTCCTGATGAACGCCTTGACAAGATTGCCGCCATCGGCAAGTCGGCGACCATCATTCCGACCCAGCTTGAATTCGTTGATATCGCCGGTCTTGTGCGCGGTGCATCCAAGGGCGAAGGGCTTGGTAACCAGTTCCTGGCCAATATCCGCGAAACCGATGCCATCGTGCATGTTTTGCGTTGTTTCGAAGATGGGGACATCACCCATGTCGAAGGATCGGTTGATCCTGTGCGTGATGCGGAAACCATCGAAACCGAATTGATGCTGGCCGATATGGACAGCCTTGAAAAGCGCGTTACCGGCCTTCAGAAGCGTGCCAAGGGTGGCGATAAAGATGCCAAACTGACGCTGGAGCTGATTGAACGTACGCTTGAAGCCCTGCGCGAAGGCAAACCGGCACGTGTTGTTGAAATCAACAACGATGACGAAGCCAAGGCGTTTCGCATGTTGCAGCTTCTGACCAGCAAGCCGGTCCTTTATGCGTGCAACGTGGATGAAGACAGTGCGGCTGATGGCAATGCGCTTTCGGCCAAGGTTGCCGAAATGGCTGCCTCACAGGGTGCGCGTTCGGTTGTGATTTCAGCCGCTATTGAGTCCGAGGTTGCCCTGCTCGAGAGTGCCGAAGACAAGAAAGAATTCCTTGAAGGTCTTGGCCTTGAAGAAACCGGTCTGGCACGTGTTATCCGCGAAGGCTACAAGCTGCTTAACCTTTTGACCTTCTTCACGGTTGGCCCGAAAGAAGCGCGCGCATGGACGGTATATTCCGGCGCAACCGCACCGAATGCCGCCGGTGTGATCCATACCGATTTTGAACGCGGTTTCATCAAGGCCGAAACCATCGCCTATGACGATTTCATCACCTTTGGCGGTGAAGCCGGTGCACGCGATAACGGCAAACTGCGTCAGGAAGGCAAGACCTACATCGTCAAGGACGGTGACATCTTCCACTTTAAATTCAACGTATAA
- a CDS encoding GMP synthase: MNELSPVKRVLMVFNSATGQPGRVGAVLRRYGYEFDIRRPGEGDALPSDMSGYHLAIVFGGPMSANDDHEANVAKIMEWLPHVVNSNAMYLGICLGAQLMARHLGAKVTSRADGMTEIGYYPVEATEAGRDLFPAEMMVYHWHSEGFELPDGAELMARGSIFPNQAYHIDNRIWGIQFHPEVDDETHERWLAKSAEKTERPNGQNPDQQRAGRAKYDAAFGAWFEGFATRVLIDERVIVDSSRGACSV, encoded by the coding sequence ATGAACGAATTAAGTCCCGTGAAACGCGTTTTGATGGTGTTCAACTCTGCCACCGGTCAGCCCGGTCGGGTGGGGGCCGTTTTGCGGCGGTACGGGTATGAGTTTGATATTCGCCGTCCGGGTGAAGGTGACGCCTTGCCAAGTGATATGTCAGGCTACCATCTGGCGATTGTGTTTGGTGGTCCGATGAGTGCCAATGACGACCATGAGGCCAATGTCGCAAAAATCATGGAATGGCTACCCCACGTCGTGAACAGTAACGCGATGTATCTGGGCATTTGCCTTGGTGCGCAATTGATGGCCCGCCACTTGGGGGCCAAAGTCACCTCGCGTGCTGATGGTATGACAGAAATCGGTTATTATCCGGTCGAAGCGACGGAAGCCGGACGTGACCTTTTCCCCGCTGAAATGATGGTTTATCACTGGCACAGTGAAGGGTTCGAACTTCCTGACGGGGCCGAACTAATGGCCCGCGGTTCGATTTTCCCCAATCAGGCCTATCACATAGATAACCGCATCTGGGGCATTCAGTTCCATCCTGAAGTCGATGACGAAACGCATGAACGCTGGCTTGCGAAATCGGCGGAGAAGACGGAACGACCGAATGGTCAGAACCCTGATCAGCAACGTGCCGGGCGCGCGAAATATGACGCGGCATTTGGGGCGTGGTTTGAGGGGTTTGCGACGCGTGTGCTGATCGACGAGCGTGTTATTGTCGATTCAAGCCGTGGTGCATGCAGCGTTTAG
- a CDS encoding DUF2478 domain-containing protein: MLAGIPFLPKDAIDDLLDRLANHVVAKGLRVAGYVQKRRADRDCGTLVYVRNLGTGHEMPITKNRGSMARGCKLDGDALATLSEQLEGDLDHTPDILIIGRFGRSEADGRGLRDVISKAMDLGIPVLVGVRDEYDAAWQDFHGGYAQTLPFDEASIITWWQEQIRECATQEA, translated from the coding sequence ATGCTGGCTGGTATCCCCTTTCTTCCCAAAGACGCTATCGACGATCTGCTGGATCGTCTGGCAAATCACGTCGTTGCCAAAGGGCTGCGCGTAGCGGGTTATGTGCAGAAACGCCGTGCTGACCGTGATTGCGGGACTCTGGTTTATGTCCGCAATCTTGGCACCGGTCATGAAATGCCGATTACCAAAAATCGCGGTTCAATGGCGCGTGGCTGCAAGCTGGATGGCGATGCATTGGCAACCCTGTCAGAACAGCTTGAAGGCGATCTGGATCATACCCCCGATATCCTGATTATTGGCCGGTTCGGGCGTAGCGAAGCCGACGGGCGCGGATTGCGCGACGTGATATCAAAGGCAATGGATTTGGGAATTCCGGTACTGGTCGGTGTTCGCGATGAATATGACGCCGCCTGGCAGGACTTCCACGGTGGCTATGCCCAAACCTTGCCCTTTGACGAGGCCTCAATCATCACCTGGTGGCAGGAACAAATCAGGGAATGCGCAACGCAGGAAGCCTGA
- a CDS encoding chaperone NapD, whose protein sequence is MDDKVGVISSMIIQSRPENMTAIKAALLNMPDTEISADDPSGKIVVVMEAASDRQLADGMKEIGDIPGVLGVNLVFHHNENAQ, encoded by the coding sequence ATGGATGACAAAGTCGGCGTGATCTCCAGCATGATCATTCAGTCTCGCCCTGAAAATATGACAGCAATCAAGGCAGCCCTTCTGAACATGCCCGACACTGAAATCAGTGCCGATGACCCGTCCGGAAAGATCGTTGTCGTGATGGAAGCCGCAAGCGACCGACAGCTCGCAGACGGCATGAAAGAGATCGGCGACATCCCTGGTGTTCTGGGGGTTAACCTGGTCTTCCATCACAATGAAAACGCCCAATAA
- the napF gene encoding ferredoxin-type protein NapF: MSSAPKLTSRRAFFSGLRGLPADTGEKRTPNIIRPPWSWGFEDHCTACGDCIPACPENIIKAGPDGHPEIDFAKGECTFCDACADACNEPVFDRSAPASWHLDVSVSSKCFAENGVYCRSCGDVCPESAIRIIPQLGGRARVLIDDDLCTGCGACFSACPVDAISIKPATEIAHG, translated from the coding sequence ATGTCATCTGCACCGAAACTTACCAGCAGGCGTGCTTTCTTTTCCGGTCTGCGCGGATTGCCCGCAGACACGGGGGAAAAGCGCACGCCAAATATCATCCGGCCTCCTTGGTCATGGGGGTTCGAAGATCACTGCACCGCGTGTGGTGACTGCATTCCCGCATGCCCGGAAAACATCATCAAGGCCGGTCCGGACGGACACCCGGAAATCGACTTCGCAAAAGGCGAATGCACCTTCTGTGACGCCTGTGCGGATGCCTGTAACGAACCGGTTTTTGATCGTTCGGCTCCTGCCTCTTGGCATCTTGACGTTTCTGTCAGCAGCAAATGCTTTGCCGAAAACGGTGTCTATTGCCGTTCCTGCGGTGATGTCTGCCCGGAAAGCGCGATCCGCATCATTCCGCAATTGGGCGGTCGCGCCCGCGTATTGATCGACGACGATCTTTGTACCGGCTGTGGTGCCTGTTTTAGCGCATGCCCGGTTGATGCCATTTCAATCAAACCCGCCACGGAGATAGCCCATGGATGA
- a CDS encoding cytochrome c3 family protein → MFDLLKRYWKVLNSPSVHFSLAFLTLGGFVAGVIFWGGFNTALEATNTEKFCISCHEMRDNVFAELKSTIHYSNRSGVRATCPDCHVPHEWTDKIARKMQASKEVWGKIFGTISTRDKFVEKRLELAQHEWARLKANNSLECRNCHSAESMDITRQSPRAVEAHEKFLFTGEKTCIDCHKGIAHHLPDMSGVPEWQ, encoded by the coding sequence ATGTTCGATCTTCTGAAACGCTATTGGAAGGTCCTGAATTCACCAAGTGTGCATTTCAGCCTCGCCTTTTTGACGCTGGGCGGCTTCGTTGCCGGTGTTATCTTCTGGGGCGGGTTCAACACTGCACTTGAAGCAACAAATACCGAAAAGTTCTGCATTTCATGTCATGAAATGCGGGACAACGTTTTTGCCGAACTTAAATCAACCATCCACTATTCCAACCGGTCCGGTGTGCGCGCCACCTGTCCGGATTGTCATGTTCCGCATGAATGGACTGACAAGATTGCACGTAAAATGCAGGCATCCAAGGAAGTCTGGGGCAAGATTTTCGGCACCATCAGCACACGCGACAAGTTTGTTGAAAAGCGTCTTGAACTGGCCCAGCACGAATGGGCCCGCCTGAAAGCCAACAATTCGCTGGAATGCCGTAACTGCCATTCTGCTGAATCGATGGACATCACCCGCCAAAGCCCCCGTGCCGTCGAAGCGCACGAGAAATTTTTGTTCACCGGCGAAAAGACATGTATCGACTGTCACAAAGGTATCGCGCATCATCTGCCTGACATGTCGGGTGTTCCCGAGTGGCAGTAA
- a CDS encoding 50S ribosomal protein L25/general stress protein Ctc: MANTVITAEIRERAGKGAARAVRRAGMVPGVIYGAKQEPVLFQIDPRPLNKLLHKQGFFSHILDVKIGKETYEVLPRDVQFDKVTDAPIHVDFLRFAKGQTMTVEVPVRFVNEEKSPGLKKGGVLNIVRHDVEVECAPNAIPEELVFDLTGVEVGDSIHISAIKLPKGVELTITDRDFTVATVAAPSALKSEENAESADDEEATEE, from the coding sequence ATGGCAAACACTGTTATCACTGCGGAAATCCGTGAACGGGCCGGAAAGGGGGCCGCCCGTGCCGTGCGTCGTGCCGGTATGGTCCCTGGTGTCATTTACGGAGCAAAACAGGAACCTGTTCTGTTCCAGATTGACCCGCGTCCGCTCAACAAGCTTCTGCACAAGCAGGGTTTCTTCTCGCACATTCTTGATGTCAAGATTGGCAAAGAAACCTACGAAGTCCTGCCACGCGACGTACAGTTCGACAAAGTGACGGATGCTCCGATCCATGTCGACTTCCTGCGTTTTGCAAAAGGTCAGACCATGACCGTTGAAGTCCCGGTTCGCTTCGTTAATGAAGAGAAATCCCCGGGTCTGAAAAAAGGCGGCGTTCTGAACATCGTTCGTCACGATGTCGAAGTTGAATGTGCACCGAATGCCATTCCGGAAGAACTCGTCTTCGATCTGACTGGTGTCGAAGTTGGCGACTCGATTCACATTTCGGCGATCAAATTGCCGAAAGGTGTCGAACTCACCATTACCGACCGTGACTTCACGGTTGCGACTGTTGCTGCTCCGTCTGCGCTTAAATCGGAAGAAAATGCCGAAAGCGCTGACGACGAAGAAGCGACCGAAGAATAA
- the pth gene encoding aminoacyl-tRNA hydrolase gives MLLVIGLGNPGSGYAANRHNIGFMAADELVRRHSFGPWRKKFQGQIAEGEVNGQKILVLKPETFMNLSGQSVGEVLRFYKIPIEDVIVLHDELDLPPGKLRVKRGGGHGGHNGLRSIDAHCGKEYRRVRLGIGHPGEKERVHGHVLGDFSKAEQNGWLMALLDGVALEFPRLVKGDDGGFVNKVSHIVSPPKPKAEKKPKPAAAGEKSANAVKGDGKIEDKGASDAPEVEGKPDTPVSNAATAMAQALARAFNKKK, from the coding sequence ATGTTATTGGTGATTGGATTGGGGAACCCGGGTTCGGGATATGCCGCCAATCGCCACAATATCGGCTTTATGGCGGCGGACGAACTCGTCCGCCGTCATTCTTTTGGACCCTGGCGCAAGAAATTTCAGGGGCAAATTGCCGAAGGCGAAGTGAACGGCCAAAAGATTCTGGTATTAAAGCCGGAAACTTTCATGAACCTTTCGGGCCAAAGCGTTGGCGAAGTCCTGCGTTTTTACAAAATTCCGATCGAAGACGTTATTGTCCTGCATGACGAGCTGGATCTTCCACCGGGCAAGCTGCGCGTCAAACGCGGCGGCGGCCATGGCGGGCATAACGGATTGCGGTCCATCGACGCCCATTGCGGCAAGGAATATCGTCGTGTGCGGCTTGGTATTGGCCATCCTGGGGAAAAGGAACGTGTTCACGGGCATGTTCTGGGCGATTTTTCCAAGGCCGAACAGAACGGTTGGCTTATGGCGCTGCTGGATGGCGTCGCACTTGAATTCCCGCGTCTCGTCAAGGGAGACGATGGCGGTTTCGTGAACAAGGTTTCGCACATTGTCTCGCCGCCAAAACCCAAGGCCGAGAAAAAGCCAAAACCGGCTGCGGCGGGTGAGAAATCGGCCAACGCTGTGAAAGGCGACGGCAAGATAGAAGATAAAGGTGCGTCTGATGCGCCGGAGGTTGAAGGCAAGCCCGACACCCCGGTCAGCAACGCCGCAACCGCCATGGCGCAGGCACTGGCCCGCGCCTTTAACAAAAAGAAATAG
- the napE gene encoding periplasmic nitrate reductase, NapE protein — protein MTDIQTMDSGTRRKTELRCFVLLAVVLAPVLAVALVGGLGFSIWIYQMFAGPPGPPM, from the coding sequence ATGACAGATATTCAAACGATGGATTCCGGCACACGGCGCAAAACTGAATTGCGCTGCTTCGTCTTGCTGGCTGTTGTCCTGGCCCCGGTACTGGCGGTTGCGCTGGTGGGCGGGCTTGGATTTTCAATCTGGATTTATCAGATGTTTGCCGGGCCTCCTGGACCACCGATGTAA
- the napA gene encoding periplasmic nitrate reductase subunit alpha has product MFKAKISRRDALKAKAAAVAAAAAGISLPAAAQNLVTDSEHTQLKWSKAPCRFCGTGCSVMVATKDNHVVATHGDVLSPVNRGLNCVKGYFLSKIMYGQDRLTQPLLRKKNGVYDKNGDFTPVSWDEAFDVMAEKWKAALKAKGPTSVGMFGSGQWTVWEGYAASKLMKAGFRSNNLDPNARHCMASAVVGFMRTFGMDEPMGCYDDMEAADAFVLWGSNMAEMHPILWTRVTDRRLSAPHVKVAVLSTYEHRCFDLADIPMVFKPQTDLAILNYIANHIIQTDRVNTDFVNKHTIFRRGNIDIGYGLRPEDPREQSAQNASDAGGSTDMTFDEFAEFVSEYTLDKVHEMTGVPKERLEALAELYADPKIKVTSFWTMGFNQHTRGVWANNLCYNIHLLTGKIAEPGNSPFSLTGQPSACGTAREVGTFSHRLPADLVVTNPEHRKHAEEIWKLPEGTIPDKVGYHAVLQNRMLKDGKLNAYWVQCNNNMQAGANMNEEGWPGYRNPENFIAVSDVYPTVTCEAADLILPTAMWVEKEGCYGNAERRTHMWHQLVDAPGEAKSDLWQLMEFSKRFKIEEVWPEDLLAKAPELRGKTMFDVLFQNGQVNKFPLEDTAPDYNNVEAKHFGFYVQKGLFEEYATFGRGHGHDLAPFDRYHEVRGLRWPVVDGKETLWRYREGYDPYVTPGAGVEFYGHKDGKARIFALPYEPPAESPDEEYPYWLCTGRVLEHWHSGSMTERVPELYRAFPDALCFIHPDDAAEMGMRRGDEVRVISRRGEMRTRVETRGRNKPPRGLIFVPWFDASQLINKVTLDATDPMSKQTDFKKCAVRLEKV; this is encoded by the coding sequence ATGTTCAAGGCAAAGATATCCCGTCGCGATGCCCTGAAAGCAAAAGCCGCCGCCGTTGCCGCCGCGGCTGCTGGCATCAGTTTGCCAGCTGCGGCACAAAATCTGGTGACTGATTCGGAACACACCCAACTCAAATGGTCAAAGGCCCCCTGCCGGTTCTGCGGCACGGGCTGTTCGGTCATGGTCGCGACCAAGGACAACCATGTGGTTGCCACCCATGGCGATGTCCTGTCCCCGGTTAACCGTGGCCTGAACTGCGTCAAAGGCTACTTCCTGTCAAAGATCATGTATGGCCAGGACCGCCTGACACAGCCGTTACTGCGTAAAAAGAACGGTGTCTATGACAAGAATGGCGATTTTACGCCCGTCTCGTGGGACGAGGCCTTTGACGTGATGGCCGAAAAATGGAAAGCCGCACTCAAGGCAAAAGGTCCGACTTCTGTTGGCATGTTCGGGTCCGGCCAATGGACGGTTTGGGAAGGATATGCCGCCTCCAAACTGATGAAGGCCGGTTTCCGATCCAACAACCTAGACCCCAATGCACGTCATTGCATGGCGTCCGCCGTTGTCGGTTTCATGCGCACATTTGGCATGGACGAACCGATGGGGTGCTATGACGACATGGAAGCCGCCGACGCCTTTGTGCTTTGGGGATCGAACATGGCGGAAATGCACCCGATCCTTTGGACGCGTGTCACTGATCGTCGCCTGTCGGCCCCGCATGTCAAGGTCGCGGTTCTTTCAACATATGAACATCGCTGTTTTGACCTTGCCGATATCCCGATGGTGTTCAAGCCGCAGACCGATCTGGCGATCCTGAACTATATCGCCAATCACATCATCCAGACCGACCGGGTCAATACCGATTTTGTCAACAAACACACGATCTTCCGCCGCGGCAACATCGATATCGGTTATGGCCTGCGCCCCGAAGATCCGCGCGAACAATCGGCCCAAAATGCATCGGATGCCGGTGGCTCGACCGACATGACATTTGACGAGTTCGCCGAGTTCGTCTCGGAATACACCCTTGATAAGGTCCATGAAATGACCGGCGTTCCCAAGGAGCGCCTCGAAGCTCTGGCCGAACTTTATGCCGATCCGAAAATCAAGGTCACATCCTTCTGGACCATGGGCTTTAACCAGCATACCCGCGGGGTTTGGGCCAACAACCTTTGCTACAACATCCATCTTCTGACCGGCAAAATCGCCGAACCGGGCAATTCACCCTTCTCGCTGACCGGGCAACCGTCTGCCTGTGGTACCGCACGCGAAGTCGGCACGTTTTCCCATCGCCTGCCCGCCGATCTGGTGGTGACCAATCCCGAACACCGCAAACACGCCGAAGAAATCTGGAAACTGCCCGAAGGCACAATTCCGGACAAGGTCGGCTACCATGCCGTGCTTCAGAACCGGATGCTCAAGGACGGTAAGCTCAACGCGTACTGGGTCCAGTGCAATAACAACATGCAGGCTGGCGCCAACATGAACGAGGAAGGCTGGCCCGGTTACCGCAACCCGGAAAACTTCATTGCCGTTTCCGACGTCTATCCGACCGTCACCTGCGAGGCCGCCGATCTGATCCTGCCGACTGCGATGTGGGTCGAAAAAGAAGGCTGTTATGGCAATGCCGAACGCCGCACGCATATGTGGCATCAGCTGGTCGACGCGCCGGGCGAAGCCAAATCCGATCTGTGGCAATTAATGGAATTCTCCAAACGCTTCAAGATCGAGGAAGTCTGGCCCGAAGACCTTCTGGCCAAGGCACCGGAACTGCGTGGCAAAACCATGTTTGACGTGCTGTTCCAGAATGGACAGGTCAATAAATTCCCGCTCGAAGATACCGCACCGGACTATAACAACGTCGAAGCCAAGCATTTCGGTTTCTACGTCCAGAAGGGCCTGTTCGAGGAATACGCGACCTTTGGCCGCGGGCATGGTCACGACCTTGCCCCGTTCGACAGATACCACGAAGTACGCGGCCTGCGCTGGCCCGTTGTGGACGGCAAGGAAACCCTGTGGCGTTACCGTGAAGGATACGATCCCTATGTCACGCCGGGGGCCGGGGTCGAATTTTACGGCCACAAGGATGGCAAGGCACGCATCTTTGCCCTGCCGTATGAGCCGCCTGCCGAAAGCCCGGATGAAGAATATCCCTATTGGCTGTGTACCGGGCGTGTGCTGGAACACTGGCATTCCGGTTCGATGACCGAACGGGTGCCCGAACTTTACCGGGCGTTCCCGGACGCACTTTGCTTCATCCATCCCGACGATGCCGCCGAAATGGGCATGCGACGCGGCGACGAGGTCCGGGTGATTTCAAGACGGGGTGAAATGCGTACCCGCGTTGAAACACGCGGCCGTAACAAACCGCCGCGTGGCCTGATCTTTGTGCCGTGGTTCGATGCAAGCCAGCTGATCAACAAGGTCACGCTGGACGCCACCGACCCGATGTCCAAACAGACGGACTTCAAAAAATGCGCCGTCCGTCTGGAAAAGGTGTGA
- a CDS encoding nitrate reductase cytochrome c-type subunit — protein sequence MKMTPKWLMALAIIAIAGAAYAAEPITTLRSTAPDQESAAPRISNFEDTDQKRPRNYPEQPPTIPHDIEGYQIDKNANKCLSCHARSRTGESGAPMVSITHFMDRDGQFLAAVSPRRYFCTQCHVSQRQVEPLVGNSFVDIDALLPNNSTRIAE from the coding sequence ATGAAAATGACCCCGAAATGGCTCATGGCGCTGGCGATTATTGCAATTGCTGGTGCGGCATATGCCGCCGAACCGATCACCACCCTGCGCAGCACCGCTCCCGATCAGGAGAGCGCGGCACCACGGATCAGCAACTTCGAGGATACGGACCAGAAACGCCCGCGCAATTATCCCGAACAGCCGCCAACCATCCCGCACGATATCGAAGGATATCAGATCGATAAAAACGCCAATAAATGCCTGTCATGTCATGCGCGTTCGCGCACCGGCGAAAGCGGCGCACCGATGGTTTCGATCACCCATTTCATGGATCGGGACGGTCAGTTTTTGGCCGCGGTCAGCCCACGGCGCTATTTCTGCACGCAGTGCCATGTGTCCCAACGTCAGGTCGAGCCGCTGGTCGGCAACAGCTTTGTCGATATTGATGCATTGCTGCCCAACAACAGCACGCGGATCGCGGAATAG
- a CDS encoding ribose-phosphate pyrophosphokinase, producing MKILACNSNRPLSEAIADHLSLPLTRADLKRFSDQEIWCEIQENVRGEDVFVIQSTSFPANDHLMELLVVLDALRRGSARRITAVLPYFGYARQDRKSGPRTPISAKLVANLITVAGADRVLTMDLHAGQIQGFFDIPLDNLFASPVLTSDIRNKFEGQKLVIVSPDVGGVARARSVAKRLDAELAIIDKRRPQAGVSEVMHVIGDVKDAACILVDDIVDSAGTLCNAATALKERGAASVAAYVSHGVLSGPAVERIANSPMTEVVTTDSIKASEAVRGCSKIRQLPIAPLMAEAIRRISEEKSVSVLFD from the coding sequence ATGAAGATCCTCGCTTGTAACAGCAACCGCCCGCTGTCTGAGGCAATTGCTGATCACTTGAGCCTGCCGCTTACCCGTGCAGATCTCAAGCGATTCTCCGATCAGGAAATCTGGTGTGAAATACAGGAAAACGTCCGCGGTGAGGACGTTTTTGTCATTCAGAGCACTTCTTTCCCTGCAAACGACCATCTTATGGAACTTCTGGTGGTTCTTGATGCGCTTCGCCGTGGTTCGGCCCGCCGCATTACCGCTGTGCTTCCGTATTTCGGATATGCGCGTCAGGATCGTAAATCGGGTCCCCGTACCCCGATTTCGGCCAAGCTGGTCGCCAACCTGATCACGGTTGCCGGTGCAGACCGCGTTCTGACCATGGACCTTCATGCCGGTCAGATTCAGGGCTTCTTCGATATTCCGCTTGATAACCTGTTTGCGTCCCCGGTTCTGACCAGTGACATCCGCAACAAGTTCGAAGGCCAGAAACTGGTCATCGTCAGCCCGGACGTCGGTGGTGTGGCACGCGCGCGTTCCGTTGCAAAACGTCTGGATGCCGAACTGGCCATCATCGACAAACGCCGCCCGCAGGCCGGTGTGTCCGAAGTCATGCATGTTATCGGTGACGTCAAGGATGCGGCCTGCATTCTGGTTGACGACATCGTTGATTCGGCTGGCACCCTTTGCAATGCGGCGACCGCCCTTAAAGAGCGCGGTGCAGCATCGGTTGCGGCCTATGTTTCGCATGGTGTTCTGTCGGGCCCGGCTGTTGAGCGCATTGCCAATTCTCCGATGACCGAAGTCGTGACCACGGACTCGATCAAGGCATCCGAAGCGGTGCGTGGCTGTTCGAAAATTCGTCAGCTTCCGATTGCACCTTTGATGGCCGAAGCCATTCGTCGAATTTCGGAAGAAAAATCTGTTTCCGTTCTTTTCGATTGA
- a CDS encoding zinc-dependent alcohol dehydrogenase family protein codes for MRAAFFTEYQGPIEVRKLDDPTPENDGVVIKVGATGLCRSDWHGWMGHDSDVKLPHVPGHEFAGTIEAVGKDIKRWKVGDRVTVPFVSGCGHCPECHSGNHQVCDHQFQPGFTHWGSFAEYVAIDYADTNLVRLPDEMDFATAASLGCRFATSFRGVIDQGKVSAGQIVAVHGCGGVGLSAIMIAAAAGARVIAVDIDDAKLDLARELGAIDILNAKTCDDIPSAIKDLSGGGAHVSVDALGSAITSFNSVSCLRKRGKHIQIGLMTGDHAHARVPMDRVVAHELEILGSHGMQASRYDAMIDMIMTGKLAPQKLIRDRVTLAEGATALMNMDNFVSTGVTVIDRF; via the coding sequence ATGCGCGCTGCCTTTTTCACCGAATATCAGGGTCCAATTGAAGTCAGGAAATTGGACGATCCGACACCGGAAAATGACGGCGTTGTCATCAAGGTTGGGGCGACCGGGCTGTGCCGAAGCGACTGGCACGGCTGGATGGGCCATGATTCCGATGTGAAACTGCCCCACGTTCCCGGCCATGAATTTGCCGGCACCATCGAAGCGGTTGGCAAGGATATCAAACGCTGGAAAGTCGGCGACCGGGTCACGGTCCCGTTCGTTTCGGGCTGCGGCCATTGCCCGGAATGCCACAGCGGCAATCATCAGGTGTGTGATCATCAGTTCCAGCCGGGCTTTACCCATTGGGGAAGCTTTGCCGAATATGTCGCGATTGACTATGCCGATACCAATCTGGTGCGCCTGCCCGATGAAATGGATTTCGCCACCGCCGCCAGCCTTGGCTGTCGTTTCGCCACCAGTTTCCGTGGCGTGATTGACCAGGGCAAAGTCAGTGCCGGTCAAATCGTGGCCGTTCACGGCTGTGGCGGTGTAGGGCTTTCAGCCATCATGATCGCAGCAGCAGCTGGTGCGCGCGTAATCGCGGTTGATATCGACGATGCCAAGCTTGACCTTGCCCGTGAACTGGGCGCGATCGATATCCTTAACGCCAAAACCTGTGATGACATTCCGTCCGCGATCAAGGACCTGTCTGGCGGCGGGGCGCATGTATCCGTCGATGCCCTTGGCAGTGCCATCACCAGTTTCAATTCGGTGTCATGTTTGCGCAAACGTGGCAAGCACATCCAGATCGGCCTTATGACCGGCGACCATGCCCATGCTCGCGTTCCGATGGACCGCGTGGTTGCCCACGAACTTGAAATCCTTGGCAGCCACGGCATGCAGGCATCTCGCTATGACGCGATGATCGACATGATCATGACCGGCAAACTCGCGCCACAAAAACTGATCAGGGATCGAGTCACCCTGGCCGAGGGCGCAACGGCCTTGATGAATATGGATAATTTCGTCAGCACCGGTGTTACTGTGATCGACCGCTTCTAA